Proteins from a single region of Fusarium verticillioides 7600 chromosome Unknown supercont3.29, whole genome shotgun sequence:
- a CDS encoding hypothetical protein (At least one base has a quality score < 10) encodes MTYYGHNVNFQQQNPGYNQDGPGQGGYGGDDQRRNDQGGYQQGGPQQYGQQQGGYQQGGPQQGGYQQDRPGLSQSYYSESAQSSQYPSGGQSGPGQYQQGPPAYNQGPQSQFDGGDGPDGERGVMGALAGGAAGAFGGHKMGGVTGHSKTSTIVGALAGAFGGHKLQDAAGDWKDERDEKKEEEKRRKEEEKRREEEEERRRKERRDDDRYESHHHRRRSRSRSSSRGSNRRRGGHYAGNFTASSRDIRLDAHGDYVLHASCKREDGDYQHTSISLDKVLENDRGSFRWSAGGHHGSSSSVTVQQGDTLRGIAARFNCSFEEIARHNGINNPDLIYPGQTLQVPGGGRHGGGGFGSSARHVRLVDGGQRLEGELSRDGDWVLSSIILDERIRNYNGTLELV; translated from the coding sequence ATGACTTACTACGGCCACAACGTCAActtccagcagcagaacCCTGGGTATAACCAGGATGGCCCGGGCCAGGGCGGATATGGCGGTGACGATCAACGTCGCAATGATCAAGGCGGCTATCAACAAGGCGGTCCTCAGCAGTACGGTCAACAACAGGGTGGCTACCAACAGGGAGgccctcaacaaggaggTTATCAACAAGACCGCCCAGGTCTTTCACAATCATACTACTCCGAGTCCGCTCAGTCCTCTCAGTATCCTTCTGGTGGACAGTCTGGACCTGGACAATACCAGCAGGGCCCTCCTGCATACAACCAAGGACCTCAAAGCCAGTTTGACGGGGGCGATGGTCCCGATGGTGAGCGTGGCGTAATGGGAGCCCTTGCAGGCGGTGCAGCTGGAGCTTTCGGTGGTCACAAGATGGGCGGAGTCACCGGACacagcaagaccagcacCATTGTCGGAGCTTTGGCTGGTGCATTTGGCGGTCACAAGCTGCAAGATGCTGCTGGAGACTGGAAGGATgagagagacgagaagaaggaagaggagaagcgacgaaaggaggaagagaagagacgcgaggaagaggaagagaggagacgAAAGGAGCGCCGTGATGACGATCGTTATGAATCTCACCACCATCGCCGCCGAAGTCGAAGCCGAAGCTCTTCTCGTGGCTCCAACCGACGTCGTGGTGGTCACTACGCCGGTAACTTCACCGCTTCGTCTCGAGATATCAGACTCGATGCTCACGGCGACTATGTTCTACACGCTTCTTGTAAGCGTGAGGACGGAGACTACCAACACACCTCTATTTCCCtcgacaaggtcctcgaGAACGACAGAGGAAGCTTCCGTTGGTCCGCAGGTGGCCACCATGGTAGCTCGTCTTCCGTCACAGTCCAGCAAGGCGATACTCTTCGAGGCATTGCTGCTCGATTTAACTGTTCctttgaggagattgctCGACATaacggcatcaacaaccctgaTCTTATCTATCCTGGACAGACTTTGCAGGTGCCTGGTGGTGGCCGCCATGGTGGCGGGGGTTTCGGATCTTCTGCACGACATGTTCGTCTGGTGGATGGAGGTCAGAGACTTGAGGGTGAGCTGTCTCGAGATGGAGACTGGGTGCTTAGCTCGAtcattcttgatgagagaaTCAGAAACTACAACGGCACCTTGGAGCTTGTCTAG